AATAGTAAAATCTCTCGTGTTCTAGGAAACCACTCAACTTTCACGGCTGACATTTAGCAAAATCAAAAACCAGCCAGCATGTAGCATTCTAAAATTTGCAAGTGAAGAAATATACATTCAAAAACACTAGAATAGTCATTTAAAGTAGAAGAACAACACCAGGGATGGATGGGCCCATCTATTCACCAAAACAGTAAATATTCCTACAACAAGATGaataccctctctctctctatctctctctttgGTGGGGAATCAGTTTCTATATAAATACAAAATCCCCATTGCTAGCACAATTGTAAATAAAAGAATTTTGTAGAGAAGCATAAAAAGAGCACATCATGAGGAAACAAAAAATGGAAAATAGAAGAAAACTcaacttttctcttttctttttataacacACTAGAAGAGAACATCAAACCTGTTGCCATGTAATGGAGTGAAGAAATTTGATCAACTGGCGCTGTCACAGACCCAGTTAAATATTCCATTTGAATGGCCTCTAAATGCAAGCACTTCTCGACTCCTTGAGGAATATCCCAAAGCAGTATGCTGGTTGGCAACAATATAAAATCACATAGAACTGTGAGGAAATTATGTTTCTGGCTTTTCATGTCATACCAGACCATATTCAGAATTCCCTTCTAGTTCTAGGGGTGGATGAGCTGGTGCGAGAGCATTGTACTGGCACAGTTTCAGGATCATACTTTTGTGAAGCAAGGTAGGAAAGCGCTGTGACTACGTCAGCTATTAGAGGTCTCATGGTTGGCTGTTCTTGAACACACATTGCAGCGACAGCAAGAGCTTGGTATAAGCCCCTCACTGGATATTGGCCTTGGAGTGTCGGATCAGCCATCTGTGAAAATTTCCTACGATCTTTAAACAAGGGTCGGGCCtgcaacattttttttttctctgatgCTTTAGTATTTCAGATAAACCATACATGTCAAGGAAAGACAAAAGTTGATTTAAGCAGCAAAAATATCAAAAGCGACAAAAAGTCATGAACTTCTTACCCATGCAACCAAATTGTGTTCTCCACCAGACCTTGAATTGTCAATTGCCTTTCTACCAGTAATAATTTCAAGTAGAACAACACCAAAGCTATATACATCTGATTTCAACGTGAGCTGACCTGTCATTGCATATTCAGGAGCACAATATCCATAGGTTCCCATCACCCTAGTGGACACATGCGTCTTATCTCCTACAGGACCCAATTTTGCCAGGCCAAAATCAGATAGCTTGGGGTAAAAGCCTTCTCCAAGCAAAATGTTAGAGCATTTTAAATCACGATATATAACAGGGGGGCTTGCTTTATCATGCAAGTACTCCAAGCCCTTAGCAGCACCCGCAGCTATTCTCATTCTTGCATTCCAGTCAAGTCTCTTTTGTTCAGGTGGTAGATCTGGCATGTATTGGTACATGTCAGATGAGCAGTTACCAGTGCAAAAAGGAAGATAAATAATATCATGGTTTCCTAATACTTATGAGCTAACATGTTCCAATGATAGTATATTAATGACAAATGGTTTGCCGTGAAAAATTCCCTATACCTCATAAAGAGCATGATGGGATGATTTGGATCATTTGTTTTAAACGTTTTCTTCAAATCTAACAAGAAATTaaagaaccaaaaaaaaaatcaacatactTCACAATACATAAGACTAAATTATTTCAGAATCACCTCACCTTGGAGATTATAACAACCTTCTATGTTTTTAAGGTCTGATCCACTTATACCAAGTCTCATAGATCATTGGCAGGTGCAAGAACAGCGAGTCTTTAAGAGCTAAAGAAACCAATAATTATGAAAGTAGAAATAATGCTAATGCTACACATACCATGTAGATGGTCTTCCAAACATCCTAGTGGCATGTACTCATACACCAAAAGTCTCTGATCTCCATCAGCACAATAGCCAATTAAATTTACAAGATTAGGATGGTGAAGTAAGCTTAGCATTAATACTTCAACAAGGAATTCCCTGTTTCCTTGAAGCCCATTACGGTCAAGCTGCTTGATAGCTACAACCTACACCAAGCAAGAGGACAACTAGAATCCTTAACAAAGTCTTATGTGTTGGCCAAACCCATCATACATGCAGAAAATGTTTGTGTGAATCATATAACCATAGTGAAAAAAGAAACCAAGTCACATCATGTCTTTCCTCAATaagaaaagatatatatatatatttcacaaaGAAAGAACGCATATTACTGCGACAGTTCTTTGCAAACAATCTGGATTTTACTTTATTACCTTGTGAAGATGACATAATTACTAGATACATTTGATTTGAGTATTGTCAATTTAAAAGAGAATTCGGTCATATGTACCCAATTTGCTTGGACATTGTCTAATTTTCATGACCACTTTCTAGTATCTATCATTCCATGAATTATAAAAATGAGGCTTCAGACAACTATATCTTGGACACTCCAAGAATAATACACAACGTTTTAGACAAGAGAAATATCAAACGCAGCAATAGTTAGGAGAGCAAATATATTGTAAGTAGTACTGATTCTGATATCATATGGTGGAGTTAATATCTAGGCAGCGAAGTGAAGACTCATAGAGGTTATGTTTATAGTAGAAAGTATGTCCAAGAATACAGTGGCAATGCTAGTAAtctagtagtggtagtggcagaGGGTCGCATGACATGAATCAATGGCTGCAATAGCAAAGTGTTGTAAATGATACTGTTTTGATGGCTTGGAATATAGGCCAAGAAAATGGATGCAAGAGTAAACAGCCCACTTGTCAATTCTGGGTCAATAAAATATAAGGTGAAATGATTAAACAATAGAATTGAATATGAGAATAACAGGATAGCAAAATAGCAAATACTTTCACCACTATTTGATCACTTACAAAAGTAAAGCCCATATTGAAAGGAGAAAATAACTTGGCAAACCTGACTAGTACTCTCCAAGCGACCTTTATACACTCTACCAAAACCTCCTTCACCCAAAAGACAATCAGCTCTAAAATTCTTTGTTGCAGCTGCCAATTCACGGAATGTAAATGTATGTGCTGCAATATGATCAGAACCCCCATCCTTAGAGCTCTCCTTTCTTGCATCAACTGCTGGGTTCACCTTTGATTTTTCTTCAGgaagaataaaaaataatgagcaaaaacattataaaattaatttttttcaattcTTCTCAACAAAAAGATATCAGCAAAATAACCATACTATTCCCATAAACATCAAACAATTCATAACAATCGAGATCTAAATAAGTTTTGAACCCTGTAATCTTTCAAAGCAAGATGGCCTAAAATAATAAGGTAACTAACAttcttctaaaaaaaattaaactactTTGTGAGCAAATAGAGTTTTATGAACAAGTTTCATAAACTAATAGGTCTCAATTCTCAAAAATTAAATTGGATCAACCGGCtggtactttttttttttttttttttttgctggggATCAAATTACAAGCTAACCAATAACTATGATCTCCTTGTCTCAATTCCTTTGCTAAatacattaaataaataaagtcaCTTTTTCCCTAAATAATCAAACATTTAATTTAgcacattgattttttttttttggcaaccAAATGGATCTCAAATAATAAAGACCGTGTTTACTTATCGGTAATGGGACCATAATATAGATTAGGTAAGTGTTTCCCCTTTTCATCCATTCAATGAGTTTACTTGCACATTTTAACATAAATTTTGGGGAATTCATCTCACATAATTGGTTAAAAAAAATTTGTCAGGCATAATTGgataaaaaaaatttggtcagGCATAATTGGTTAAATTGAGATAGgtaattcaattttttattctttctaattCCTCTCGAAACTCTTTCCTTTACAAGCCTTTTCTTGTTTTAATCACGAATTAGTACAGATGCCTAAGAAGTAAAAACGTAAag
This genomic interval from Humulus lupulus chromosome 8, drHumLupu1.1, whole genome shotgun sequence contains the following:
- the LOC133798510 gene encoding probable serine/threonine-protein kinase PBL7, whose protein sequence is MGWFLCSGKSNKNAKKHSDKPEDQISSTSEKSKVNPAVDARKESSKDGGSDHIAAHTFTFRELAAATKNFRADCLLGEGGFGRVYKGRLESTSQVVAIKQLDRNGLQGNREFLVEVLMLSLLHHPNLVNLIGYCADGDQRLLVYEYMPLGCLEDHLHDLPPEQKRLDWNARMRIAAGAAKGLEYLHDKASPPVIYRDLKCSNILLGEGFYPKLSDFGLAKLGPVGDKTHVSTRVMGTYGYCAPEYAMTGQLTLKSDVYSFGVVLLEIITGRKAIDNSRSGGEHNLVAWARPLFKDRRKFSQMADPTLQGQYPVRGLYQALAVAAMCVQEQPTMRPLIADVVTALSYLASQKYDPETVPVQCSRTSSSTPRTRREF